Proteins encoded by one window of Mycoplasma capricolum subsp. capricolum ATCC 27343:
- a CDS encoding N-acetylmannosamine-6-phosphate 2-epimerase has product MDLINQIKNTLIVSCQAIGDEPLNDSYVLSKMAYALVLGGSKVLRLSQVEHIKAVKQVVDVPIIGLIKKHYDNSEVFITPTIKEVDQLVDLKVDIIALDATLRTRPDQDLTNLVKTIKTKYPNQLLLADCSSVEDAINAQNLGFDLIASTLRGSTKQTKGHNNLENNYQFLRDLKKVITKPIIAEGGIWTPQQAKEILNLGIHSVVVGTAITRLHSIVKYWNDILK; this is encoded by the coding sequence ATGGATCTAATTAATCAAATTAAAAATACGTTAATTGTTTCTTGTCAAGCAATTGGTGATGAACCTTTAAATGACAGTTATGTATTAAGCAAAATGGCTTATGCACTAGTTTTAGGTGGAAGTAAAGTACTAAGACTAAGTCAAGTTGAACATATTAAAGCAGTTAAGCAAGTTGTAGATGTTCCAATTATTGGTTTAATTAAAAAGCATTACGATAATAGTGAAGTTTTTATTACTCCAACAATAAAAGAAGTAGATCAGTTAGTTGATTTAAAAGTAGATATTATTGCTCTTGATGCTACTTTAAGAACTAGGCCTGATCAAGATTTGACAAATTTAGTTAAAACAATCAAAACAAAATATCCTAATCAATTGTTACTTGCTGATTGTTCTAGTGTAGAAGATGCTATTAATGCTCAAAATTTAGGATTTGATTTAATAGCTTCAACTTTAAGAGGTTCTACAAAACAAACAAAAGGACATAATAATTTAGAAAATAATTATCAATTTTTAAGAGATTTAAAAAAAGTAATTACAAAACCGATTATTGCTGAAGGTGGAATATGAACTCCACAACAAGCAAAAGAGATTTTAAATTTAGGAATACATAGTGTTGTTGTTGGAACTGCAATAACTAGATTACATTCAATTGTTAAATATTGAAATGATATTTTAAAATAA
- a CDS encoding M20 family metallopeptidase, whose product MKIDEKELISKYFDQALNETMKVVSIPSFLTTPTKDAPYGEGCKEVLDYVIDLANNLGFQTYKDINNKYGFVDYGTGEKLFVILAHLDVVPPGNIEQWVTDPFTPIIKDNKLIGRGTFDDKGPAMMNLFALKYLKDHNYISSKYKIRLIFGLTEETTWDSINTYINDHGVADLGYTPDGEFPVVYAEKWIADLDIVSNEQTDIQIGGGAAYNVICDTVWYKGPKIKEIQEYLNKNSIITKIEDDKLVVQGKAGHGSLPWYGINAATWLAKSMYENDVHHKITDYLAKDVHLDFNLKNVFGDISDETGELTQNVGIIQIKNKDSKIGLNFRIPVFTNPNQIFIPTLTKYLEKINLSLEVKNIDNSLYVHQDSDLIKKIMKVYQEVTQDYKAKPIAIGGGTYAKAMPNVVAFGAEFDIENSTMHAYNEYVKIDDLKKMLEIYTKAIVLLTE is encoded by the coding sequence ATGAAAATCGATGAAAAAGAATTAATATCTAAATATTTTGATCAAGCATTAAATGAAACAATGAAAGTTGTATCTATTCCTTCTTTTTTAACTACTCCAACAAAAGATGCTCCTTATGGAGAAGGTTGTAAAGAAGTATTAGATTATGTAATTGATCTAGCTAATAATTTAGGTTTTCAAACTTATAAAGATATTAATAATAAGTATGGGTTTGTTGATTATGGAACTGGTGAAAAATTATTTGTAATTTTAGCTCATTTAGATGTAGTTCCACCAGGAAATATTGAACAATGAGTTACTGATCCTTTTACACCAATTATTAAAGATAATAAACTAATCGGAAGAGGTACTTTTGATGATAAAGGTCCTGCTATGATGAATTTATTTGCTTTAAAATATTTAAAAGATCATAATTATATATCTTCAAAATACAAAATCAGACTAATTTTTGGATTAACTGAAGAAACTACATGAGATTCAATTAATACTTATATTAATGATCATGGAGTTGCTGATTTAGGATATACTCCAGATGGTGAATTTCCTGTTGTTTATGCTGAAAAATGAATTGCTGATTTAGATATTGTTTCTAATGAACAAACTGATATACAAATTGGTGGTGGAGCTGCTTATAATGTGATTTGTGATACTGTTTGATATAAAGGACCAAAAATCAAAGAAATACAAGAATATTTAAATAAAAATAGTATAATAACTAAAATTGAAGATGATAAATTAGTTGTTCAAGGAAAAGCTGGACATGGTAGTTTGCCTTGATATGGAATCAATGCAGCAACTTGATTAGCTAAAAGTATGTATGAAAATGATGTTCATCATAAAATTACAGATTATTTAGCTAAAGATGTACATTTAGACTTTAATCTAAAAAATGTTTTTGGTGATATTTCTGATGAGACTGGTGAACTTACTCAAAATGTGGGAATTATTCAAATTAAAAATAAAGATTCTAAAATCGGTTTAAATTTTAGAATTCCAGTATTCACTAATCCAAATCAAATTTTTATTCCAACATTAACTAAATATTTAGAAAAAATTAATTTATCTTTAGAAGTTAAAAATATTGATAATAGTTTATATGTTCATCAAGATTCTGACCTAATTAAAAAAATTATGAAAGTTTATCAAGAAGTGACTCAAGATTATAAAGCAAAACCTATAGCTATTGGTGGTGGAACTTATGCTAAAGCTATGCCTAATGTTGTAGCTTTTGGTGCAGAATTTGATATTGAAAACTCAACAATGCATGCTTATAATGAGTATGTTAAAATTGATGATCTAAAAAAAATGTTAGAAATTTATACTAAAGCCATTGTTTTACTAACTGAATAA
- the udk gene encoding uridine kinase translates to MSKKVSIILIAGGSASGKTTIASKIANEILKDKSVEHISMDNYYKDFTNLSLEQRNTINFDHPNSIDIELLLKDLKQLLKRHDIFVPTYDFTKHIRTDKEKLIKASDVIIVDGIFSLHFEKLRELGDIKIFVKTPDDLRFIRRLIRDINERNRTVESVIDQYLTDVKPMHDLFIEQTIDYADIVIPFKKGNDVAIDIVASKIKDLLN, encoded by the coding sequence ATGAGTAAAAAAGTTAGCATTATTTTAATAGCAGGCGGAAGTGCTAGTGGTAAAACAACTATTGCTAGTAAAATAGCTAATGAGATTTTAAAAGATAAATCTGTAGAGCATATTTCAATGGATAATTATTATAAAGATTTTACTAACTTATCTTTAGAACAAAGAAACACAATTAATTTTGATCATCCAAATTCAATAGATATCGAACTTTTACTTAAAGATCTAAAGCAACTTTTAAAAAGACATGATATTTTTGTTCCGACTTATGATTTTACAAAACATATTAGAACAGACAAAGAAAAACTAATTAAAGCTAGTGATGTTATTATAGTTGATGGAATATTTTCTTTACATTTTGAAAAATTGCGTGAACTTGGAGATATTAAAATCTTTGTTAAAACGCCTGATGACTTAAGATTTATTAGAAGATTAATTAGAGATATAAATGAACGTAATAGAACAGTTGAAAGTGTAATTGATCAATATTTAACAGATGTAAAACCAATGCATGATTTATTTATAGAACAAACTATTGATTATGCTGATATTGTAATTCCTTTTAAAAAAGGAAATGATGTAGCTATTGATATAGTTGCTTCTAAAATAAAAGATTTATTAAATTAA
- a CDS encoding Y-family DNA polymerase, giving the protein MFNKTIIHIDMDAFFASCMQLKHPELKNKPIVISNSFDKSIISAASYEARKYNIKAAMPLFKAKKLYPKIISIRADMNFISNISSQIWEFIKTNYTNKIEIASIDEAYLDVSDLILNIDVLQLAKNIQKDIYNHFNLTCSLGIGFNRFSAKMSTSLNKPNGITLTTITNFKHNIWPIPINKMYGVGESSIKILNHTKIKTIKDLALLSDAQIYELLNKKGLVLKNEALGLGSDYINYLSSEYKSISKETTLNTPIYQYDEIETIILNLSKFITNKLVKNQLLCKTIEIKIRYKIDEKIFDKQKHLTSKHKQITLKNHTNDLEKIYNSAIDCFYNLYEQNKGILLIGVGVSKLIHKNQNWVQLDINNQINIDKKQIDNALKIENMIFNINKKFKKPVIWKAKDLKKSSK; this is encoded by the coding sequence ATGTTTAATAAAACTATTATTCATATTGATATGGATGCTTTTTTTGCTAGTTGTATGCAATTAAAACACCCTGAATTAAAAAATAAACCTATAGTAATCTCTAATAGTTTTGATAAATCTATTATTTCAGCAGCTAGTTATGAAGCTAGAAAATACAATATTAAAGCAGCTATGCCCTTATTTAAAGCAAAAAAGCTTTATCCAAAAATTATTAGTATTAGAGCTGATATGAATTTTATTAGTAATATATCTAGTCAAATTTGAGAATTTATTAAAACTAATTATACAAATAAAATTGAAATTGCTTCAATTGATGAAGCATATTTAGATGTTAGTGATTTAATTTTAAATATTGATGTTTTACAACTAGCTAAAAATATTCAAAAAGATATTTATAATCACTTTAATTTGACTTGTTCTTTAGGAATTGGATTTAATCGATTTAGTGCTAAAATGTCAACTAGTTTAAATAAACCAAATGGAATTACTTTAACTACAATAACTAATTTTAAACACAATATTTGACCAATACCAATTAATAAAATGTATGGTGTTGGAGAATCATCTATTAAAATTTTAAATCATACTAAAATTAAAACTATTAAAGATTTAGCTTTATTAAGTGATGCTCAAATTTATGAATTGTTAAATAAAAAAGGATTAGTTTTAAAAAATGAAGCTTTAGGTCTGGGTAGTGATTATATTAATTATTTATCTAGTGAATATAAAAGTATTTCTAAAGAAACTACTTTAAATACTCCTATTTATCAATATGATGAAATAGAAACTATTATTTTAAATTTATCTAAATTTATTACTAATAAATTAGTGAAAAATCAGTTATTATGTAAAACTATTGAAATTAAAATCAGATATAAAATAGATGAAAAAATATTTGATAAACAAAAACATTTAACTAGTAAGCATAAACAAATTACTTTAAAAAATCATACTAATGATTTAGAAAAAATTTATAATAGTGCAATAGATTGTTTTTATAATTTATATGAACAAAATAAAGGGATTTTATTAATTGGAGTAGGTGTTTCAAAATTAATTCATAAAAATCAAAATTGAGTGCAACTAGATATTAATAATCAAATTAATATTGATAAAAAACAAATAGATAATGCTTTAAAAATTGAAAATATGATTTTTAATATTAACAAAAAGTTTAAAAAGCCAGTTATTTGAAAAGCTAAAGATTTAAAAAAATCAAGCAAATAG
- the yqeH gene encoding ribosome biogenesis GTPase YqeH: MKSCLGCGSLLQTTNKFEQGYVNDSEHAYCLRCFKIKNYNQLVDSEINDKQFINKISTLVKNNKNNNLVFYYVLDIFDLFGSRILEIENLIKDFKVILVVNKIDILPKSVKLEKIRNYINNIFKNSSLKNVEIFLTSANKINLVEPLLNKVIKNNKNQQYFIGASNVGKSSLINKMLEINQLIPSIVVSKFFNTTLDFIEIQLDKNTTIFDSAGVSRKNSIANLMNKRFQSYCYFKKEIQQFTYQLTNNNSIFFSGVCWFDYISLNNQKTSFHIYTNKEINLHRTNTKNVIRYWNNNRKNLIPYISNSDQIQVYEFKFDKSHLNNWYDISISGLGWINFKVESEMIIKINIPSDQKTVLVSLNEPLI, translated from the coding sequence ATGAAATCGTGTTTAGGTTGTGGGAGTTTATTACAAACTACAAATAAATTTGAGCAAGGCTATGTTAATGATTCTGAGCACGCTTATTGTTTAAGATGTTTTAAAATCAAGAACTACAACCAATTAGTTGATAGTGAAATTAACGATAAACAGTTTATTAATAAAATTTCAACTTTAGTTAAAAATAATAAAAATAATAATTTAGTCTTTTATTATGTTTTAGATATTTTTGATTTATTTGGATCAAGAATTTTAGAAATAGAAAATTTAATTAAAGATTTTAAAGTAATTTTAGTAGTTAATAAAATAGATATATTGCCAAAATCTGTTAAATTAGAAAAAATTAGAAATTATATTAATAATATTTTTAAAAATAGTTCTTTAAAAAATGTTGAAATTTTTTTAACTAGTGCTAATAAGATTAACTTAGTTGAACCTTTATTAAATAAAGTAATTAAAAATAATAAAAACCAACAATACTTTATTGGAGCAAGTAATGTTGGTAAATCTAGTTTAATTAATAAAATGCTAGAAATAAATCAATTAATTCCAAGTATAGTTGTTTCAAAATTTTTTAATACTACTTTAGATTTTATTGAAATTCAACTAGATAAAAATACAACTATTTTTGATAGTGCTGGAGTTAGTAGAAAAAACAGTATTGCTAATTTAATGAATAAAAGATTTCAAAGTTATTGTTATTTTAAAAAAGAAATTCAACAATTTACTTATCAATTAACAAATAATAATTCTATTTTCTTTTCTGGAGTATGCTGATTTGATTATATAAGTTTAAATAATCAAAAAACTAGTTTTCATATTTATACAAATAAAGAAATTAACTTACATAGAACTAATACTAAAAATGTTATAAGATATTGAAATAATAATAGAAAAAACCTTATTCCTTATATTTCTAATAGTGATCAAATTCAAGTATATGAATTTAAATTTGATAAATCACATTTAAATAATTGATATGATATTTCAATATCTGGATTAGGTTGAATTAATTTTAAAGTTGAAAGTGAAATGATTATTAAAATTAATATCCCTTCAGATCAAAAAACTGTATTAGTTAGTTTAAATGAGCCTTTAATTTAA